The proteins below come from a single Chryseobacterium capnotolerans genomic window:
- a CDS encoding DUF4476 domain-containing protein — MKKIFIGLMLVMGVSSFAQQAGKAGELLRNEASATEMRIPKFDTKSKTFDRNQENESGRIKNPNYQWNNNYRYAEVFLRIPEQGFFTVEVGDQMIANGSGKYRFFDLQSGRIPISIYENGFLIYRTSLMLRNNSRMVLDFFTNEGLYLLDSYPVQGQYGFNDWNDLWNNPYGNQSGNWNNPGNVMDNATFRQFFEMLQKNEKFDDGKLAMINQQMRNSMFTAVQIRDLVKSLSFDKNKLALAKSMYSNCVDKNKYFVVYDAFDFENSKRELRDYISK, encoded by the coding sequence ATGAAGAAAATTTTTATAGGTTTAATGCTTGTGATGGGTGTCAGCTCTTTCGCTCAACAGGCTGGGAAGGCTGGTGAATTACTGAGAAATGAAGCATCTGCCACAGAAATGAGAATACCCAAATTTGATACAAAAAGCAAAACCTTTGATCGTAATCAAGAAAATGAAAGCGGCAGGATAAAAAATCCAAATTACCAATGGAATAATAACTATAGATATGCTGAGGTTTTTTTAAGAATTCCCGAACAAGGCTTTTTTACCGTTGAAGTTGGTGATCAGATGATTGCCAATGGCTCTGGAAAATATCGTTTTTTTGATCTTCAATCCGGAAGAATACCCATATCGATCTATGAAAATGGGTTTTTAATTTACAGAACCTCTCTGATGCTTCGAAATAATAGCAGAATGGTGTTAGATTTCTTCACCAATGAAGGTTTGTATCTGCTAGACTCATATCCTGTGCAAGGGCAATATGGATTTAATGACTGGAATGATCTCTGGAACAATCCATACGGGAACCAGTCCGGAAATTGGAATAATCCTGGGAATGTGATGGATAATGCTACTTTCCGCCAGTTTTTTGAAATGCTGCAGAAAAATGAAAAGTTTGATGATGGAAAATTAGCTATGATTAATCAACAGATGAGAAATTCTATGTTTACTGCAGTGCAGATAAGAGATTTGGTAAAGTCATTAAGTTTTGATAAAAATAAGTTAGCACTGGCAAAGTCTATGTATTCGAACTGTGTAGATAAGAATAAGTATTTTGTAGTATATGATGCCTTTGATTTTGAAAATAGTAAAAGAGAGCTAAGGGATTATATTTCCAAATAA